One genomic region from Argentina anserina chromosome 2, drPotAnse1.1, whole genome shotgun sequence encodes:
- the LOC126782643 gene encoding protein NODULATION SIGNALING PATHWAY 1 — MTTNEVPQSNPPFEQILDWLEDSVSFFPSFLDDPYHSNDNQWWEEAHDLIHGNTNSLANNANIDVAENPVTSISETPSSESSKKRKSPDGPVSNTSSHIDRKANTGRQVNKAETDEKKAADEVTAPPAKRANNNRKGTGKGTGNNCSNGNSKEGRWAEQLLNPCASAITSGNLTRVQHLLYVLHELASLTGDANHRLAAHGIRALTHHLSSNTSSSTPNASASIGNVVTFSSTEPRFFQKSLLKFYEVSPWFAFPNNIANSAILQVLADESNRASVLHIVDIGVSHGMQWPTLLEALTRRPGGPPPMVKITVIGASTVENNQNSEAPFSIGPLGDNYSARLLSFAKSMNINLQINRLDNQPLQTLNSQVIGASSDETLIVCLQFRLHQLNHNTPLHERTKFLNVLGNMEPNGVLLSENNMECSCNSCGDFATGFSRQVEYLWRFLDSTSAAFKGRESDERRVMEGEAAKALTNRGEMNEGKEKWCERMKEAGFVGEVFGEDVIDGGKALLRKHDSNWEVRVDEKDGCLGLWWKGQPVSFCSLWKLAKP, encoded by the coding sequence ATGACCACCAATGAAGTCCCACAATCAAACCCTCCGTTCGAACAGATTCTCGACTGGCTTGAAGACTCGGTTTCTTTCTTCCCATCTTTCTTGGACGATCCTTACCACTCCAATGATAACCAATGGTGGGAAGAAGCCCACGATCTCATTCATGGAAACACCAACTCTCTCGCCAACAACGCTAACATTGATGTAGCAGAAAATCCAGTCACCTCGATCTCTGAGACGCCATCATCGGAGTCATCGAAGAAGAGAAAATCGCCGGACGGCCCGGTTTCGAATACGTCCTCACACATTGACCGGAAGGCAAACACCGGCCGGCAGGTCAACAAGGCCGAAACTGATGAAAAGAAAGCAGCCGATGAGGTGACCGCACCTCCGGCTAAGAGAGCAAATAACAACAGGAAAGGAACAGGGAAAGGTACTGGAAATAACTGCAGTAACGGTAATAGCAAGGAAGGGAGGTGGGCTGAGCAGTTGCTAAACCCTTGTGCATCAGCAATCACTAGTGGGAATCTGACACGTGTCCAGCACCTCCTCTACGTCCTCCACGAGCTCGCCTCACTCACCGGCGATGCCAACCACCGCTTGGCAGCTCACGGCATCCGAGCGCTGACTCACCACCTGTCATCAAACACCTCCTCCTCTACTCCGAATGCCTCTGCCTCGATAGGAAATGTTGTCACGTTTTCTTCAACAGAACCAAGATTTTTCCAGAAGTCTCTGCTCAAATTCTACGAGGTGAGCCCATGGTTTGCTTTCCCTAACAACATAGCCAACTCTGCAATACTACAAGTACTCGCCGACGAATCTAATCGAGCTAGTGTTCTTCACATTGTTGACATTGGTGTTTCTCATGGTATGCAATGGCCGACTCTGCTGGAGGCCTTGACTCGCCGCCCAGGTGGGCCTCCTCCGATGGTGAAAATCACAGTCATTGGAGCTTCCACAGTCGAGAACAATCAAAACTCTGAAGCACCATTTTCAATTGGTCCTCTTGGTGACAATTACTCAGCTAGACTTCTCAGTTTTGCAAAATCAATGAACATCAATTTACAAATCAACCGCCTTGACAATCAGCCACTGCAAACACTAAACTCTCAAGTCATTGGCGCCTCCAGTGATGAGACATTGATTGTTTGCTTGCAATTTAGGCTTCACCAGTTGAACCACAATACTCCTCTACATGAAAGAAccaagttcttgaatgttttaGGGAACATGGAGCCGAATGGGGTGTTATTAAGCGAGAACAACATGGAATGTAGCTGCAATAGCTGTGGGGATTTTGCTACAGGGTTCTCACGGCAAGTGGAATACCTCTGGAGGTTCCTGGACTCAACTAGCGCGGCATTTAAAGGGCGTGAGAGCGACGAGAGGAGGGTGATGGAAGGAGAGGCAGCAAAGGCATTGACTAACCGAGGCGAGATGAATGAAGGGAAAGAGAAGTGGTGTGAGAGAATGAAGGAGGCGGGGTTTGTGGGGGAAGTTTTTGGAGAGGATGTCATTGATGGAGGGAAAGCCTTGTTGAGGAAGCATGATAGCAACTGGGAAGTGAGAGTGGATGAGAAAGATGGGTGTCTAGGGTTGTGGTGGAAAGGTCAGCCTGTTTCATTTTGTTCATTGTGGAAGCTTGCAAAACCATAG
- the LOC126782642 gene encoding BTB/POZ domain-containing protein NPY2 translates to MKFMKLGSKPDSFQTDGNNVRYVAADLETDIIVNVGDSKFYLHKFPLLSKSACLQKLANTNESKPLEIHISDIPGGPAAFEICAKFCYGVTVTLNAYNVVVSRCAAEYLGMHESIEKGNLIYKIDVFLNSSIFRSWKDSIIVLQTTKSLLPLSEDLKLVSQCIDSIATKACVDVSKVDWSYTYNRKKLAEENGNDPNWNGVRNRQVPKDWWVEELCELEIDLFKRVLMCIKTKGVLSGEVIGEALKAYAYRRLPGFSKGMIQGGDMARHRSTVDAIVWLLPAEKGCVSCSFLLKLLKAAIYVYSGENAKDEMVKRIGQQLEEASVNDLLIRTAEGEATIYDVNAVKKIVEEFLKKDQISEIQSLEAHEIQEERRPGILSDASKLMVAKLIDGYLAEISKDPNLPLSKFVDLAEMVSGFSRPGHDGLYRAIDMFLKEHPGISKSERKRICKLMDCKKLSVEACMHAVQNERLPLRVVVQVLFFEQVRAAASSGSSTPDLPRGMKDLNSGSHGSSRSATTNTEEDWDVVASAEELRALKGELASLRLTSSERNDGKSNVDKAAVSKMRGLLKSKVFAKLFSSKGGQGENSGSDSSGSLGSANPEEAAKSTPSRNRRHSVS, encoded by the exons ATGaagtttatgaaacttggatcAAAGCCGGATTCCTTTCAGACTGATGGCAATAATGTTAG GTATGTGGCAGCTGATTTGGAAACAGACATCATTGTTAATGTTGGGGATTCAAAGTTTTATCTACACAAG TTTCCTCTTCTATCAAAGAGTGCCTGCTTACAGAAATTAGCAAACACCAATGAGTCAAAACCTTTGGAAATTCACATTTCAGATATTCCTGGTGGCCCTGCTGCATTTGAGATATGTGCCAAGTTCTGTTATGGGGTGACTGTCACCCTGAACGCTTACAATGTAGTCGTGTCTCGATGTGCGGCTGAGTATTTGGGAATGCACGAGTCTATTGAGAAGGGAAATCTCATATACAAAATCGATGTGTTTCTTAACTCTAGCATTTTCCGCAGCTGGAAGGATTCAATCATTGTTCTCCAGACTACGAAGTCTCTTTTGCCATTATCTGAGGATCTTAAGTTGGTTAGCCAATGCATTGATTCGATAGCTACCAAGGCCTGTGTCGATGTTTCAAAAGTTGACTGGTCCTATACCTATAACCGGAAGAAACTTGCAGAGGAAAATGGGAATGATCCAAATTGGAATGGTGTCAGAAACCGTCAAGTTCCAAAGGATTGGTGGGTGGAGGAATTATGTGAGCTTGAGATTGACTTATTCAAGCGTGTTCTTATGTGCATTAAAACCAAAGGAGTACTTTCTGGTGAAGTTATCGGGGAAGCCCTGAAAGCTTATGCTTACAGAAGGTTGCCAGGTTTCAGCAAAGGTATGATCCAGGGTGGAGATATGGCAAGGCATCGATCAACAGTGGACGCAATTGTCTGGCTGTTACCTGCAGAGAAAGGCTGTGTGTCTTGTAGTTTCTTGCTCAAATTGTTAAAAGCAGCTATATATGTTTACTCAGGAGAAAATGCCAAGGATGAGATGGTAAAGAGAATCGGACAGCAACTGGAGGAGGCGTCAGTAAATGATCTTTTGATACGAACAGCAGAAGGAGAAGCTACTATATATGATGTTAATGCAGTTAAAAAAATAGTAGAAGAGTTTCTAAAGAAAGATCAAATTTCAGAGATTCAATCATTGGAAGCCCATGAGATTCAGGAGGAGAGAAGACCAGGGATCTTGTCAGATGCTTCTAAGTTGATGGTGGCAAAACTGATAGATGGGTATCTTGCTGAAATTTCAAAGGATCCCAACCTACCCTTGTCCAAATTCGTTGATCTTGCAGAAATGGTGTCAGGTTTCTCTCGCCCTGGTCATGATGGGCTTTACCGAGCCATTGACATGTTTCTCAAG GAGCACCCAGGGATTAGTAAGAGTGAGAGGAAGAGGATCTGCAAGCTGATGGACTGCAAAAAACTATCAGTTGAAGCCTGTATGCACGCTGTGCAAAATGAGAGACTCCCGTTGCGCGTAGTCGTACAGGTACTCTTTTTTGAGCAAGTGAGGGCTGCTGCTTCATCAGGCAGTAGCACTCCCGACTTACCTAGAGGCATGAAGGATTTGAACAGTGGTTCTCATGGGagttcaaggtctgcaacaacTAACACAGAGGAGGATTGGGATGTGGTAGCGTCAGCTGAGGAGCTTAGGGCCCTGAAAGGAGAGTTAGCTTCGTTAAGATTGACCAGTAGTGAGAGGAATGATGGTAAAAGCAATGTTGACAAGGCTGCAGTTAGTAAAATGAGAGGGTTGCTCAAATCAAAGGTCTTTGCAAAGCTCTTTTCAAGCAAAGGGGGACAAGGCGAGAATAGTGGCTCAGATTCATCCGGGAGTCTTGGTTCTGCAAATCCTGAAGAGGCTGCTAAATCCACTCCTTCCAGAAATCGCAGGCATTCAGTGTCTTAG
- the LOC126782657 gene encoding zinc finger protein ZAT10-like, with protein sequence MALEALNSPNTAALAFEDEPSRNMDLARHLAAKRKRSKRPRFEDSLSEEEYMAFCLLLLARGTTDTTTASALAAAPAAHQLPPHPLASYKCVVCSKAFSSYQALGGHKASHRKSNQTSAVSAAVVKVETLSVAAASGRSHECTICHKCFPTGQALGGHKRCHYDGGSSAANSAVTTVSEGGSHSQTQSQTQGQRGFVLDLNLPAEPEVLQVWTGFDKKRSAQVSAEQEEVQSPMPEKKPRLTLGRE encoded by the coding sequence ATGGCCTTGGAGGCTTTGAACTCACCCAACACTGCCGCGCTCGCCTTCGAAGACGAGCCTAGCCGCAACATGGACCTCGCCCGCCACCTCGCCGCCAAGCGTAAACGTTCCAAACGGCCGCGCTTCGAGGACTCGCTTTCCGAAGAGGAGTACATGGCCTTCTGCCTCTTGCTGCTTGCTCGCGGCACAACCGACACCACCACTGCCTCTGCTCTTGCCGCCGCCCCAGCTGCTCATCAATTGCCGCCGCATCCGCTGGCTTCTTACAAGTGTGTCGTATGCAGCAAGGCTTTCAGCTCCTACCAGGCTCTCGGTGGCCACAAGGCTAGCCACCGCAAGTCCAACCAGACCTCCGCCGTGTCCGCCGCCGTCGTCAAGGTTGAAACACTCTCGGTCGCCGCCGCGAGTGGGAGGAGCCATGAGTGCACCATCTGCCACAAGTGCTTCCCGACCGGGCAGGCCTTGGGAGGACACAAGCGCTGCCACTACGACGGCGGCAGCAGCGCCGCCAACAGCGCTGTCACGACGGTTTCTGAAGGCGGCAGCCACAGCCAAACCCAAAGCCAGACTCAGGGCCAGCGTGGGTTCGTACTCGACCTGAACTTGCCGGCTGAACCAGAAGTACTACAAGTATGGACCGGGTTCGATAAGAAAAGGAGCGCTCAAGTCTCCGCCGAGCAGGAGGAGGTGCAGAGTCCGATGCCGGAAAAGAAACCGCGCCTGACATTGGGGCGCGAGTGA
- the LOC126782647 gene encoding ATP-dependent Clp protease proteolytic subunit-related protein 1, chloroplastic, with the protein MTTSLLCPNTFLHGTKIFSPSPPRRVSPPRSFKSVASMASDHVPKQFREENLKDGLMDNYKNVPQYLYGLSPSQMDMFMTEDNPARRQSESVTENSISSANNYLNNGGMWSMSGMDEKGPSKYSMSVSMYRGGARGYGRPRTAPPDLPSLLLDARICYLGMPIVPAVTELLVAQFMWLDYDNPSKPIYLYINSSGTQNEKMESVGSETEAYAIADMMKYVKSDVYTVNCGMAYGQAALLLSLGTKGYRAVQPNSSTKLYLPKVSRSSGSVIDMWIKAKELDANTEYYIELLAKGTGKSKEEIAKDIRRPKYFQGQEAIEYGLVDKIIDSRDSAFEKRNYDEMLTQSRAMRRGGPQAAPSGFR; encoded by the exons ATGACCACTTCTCTACTTTGTCCCAACACCTTTCTTCATGGCACCAAGATCTTCTCTCCTTCTCCCCCACGACGGGTCTCACCTCCCAGAAGCTTCAAATCCGTAGCTTCCATGGCTTCTGACCACGTCCCCAAGCAGTTCAGAGAAGAGAACCTCAAAGATGGAT TGATGGATAATTACAAGAATGTGCCGCAGTATCTGTATGGGCTTTCTCCTTCCCAAATGGACATGTTTATGACAGAGGACAATCCGGCCAGACGTCAGTCTGAAAGTGTTACAGAG AATAGCATTTCATCAGCCAACAACTATTTGAACAATGGGGGGATGTGGAGTATGTCGGGCATGGATGAGAAGGGCCCTTCAAAATATAGTATGAGTGTGAGCATGTACCGTGGTGGTGCGAGGGGATATGGAAGACCCCGAACTGCTCCTCCGGATTTGCCTTCTTTACTATTGGATGCTAGAATTTGCTACTTGGGAATGCCG ATTGTGCCAGCAGTAACTGAGCTTCTTGTTGCTCAATTTATGTGGTTGGATTATGACAACCCCTCAAAGCCTATATATTTGTACATAAATTCTTCTGGAACACAG AATGAGAAGATGGAGAGCGTTGGATCTGAAACTGAGGCATATGCCATTGCTGACATGATGAAA TATGTCAAATCAGACGTTTATACGGTGAATTGTGGCATGGCCTATGGACAAGCAGCACTGCTTCTGTCTCTTGGAACAAAGGGTTATCGTGCTGTGCAGCCAAATTCCTCCA CAAAGTTATATCTGCCCAAGGTCAGCAGGTCAAGTGGATCGGTTATTGACATGTGGATTAAG GCCAAGGAACTGGATGCCAACACCGAGTACTACATTGAGCTGCTTGCAAAAGGAACAGGAAAATCCAAGGAAGAAATTGCTAAGGACATCCGGCGGCCAAAGTATTTTCAAGGACAAGAAGCGATAGAGTATGGGCTTGTTGACAAGATAATTGATTCGCGTGATTCTGCATTTGAGAAGCGG AATTACGATGAGATGCTTACTCAATCAAGAGCTATGAGAAGAGGCGGGCCACAAGCAGCTCCATCTGGGTTTAGGTGA